From one Streptomyces sp. NBC_01478 genomic stretch:
- a CDS encoding XRE family transcriptional regulator, with protein MRRPPAQPSPSTPPTSPFDAPAARRLRTALNMGPEHVAYGMRASYGLPYVTPDLVIAWERGLTAPSGPELTALSGVLWCSPAELIGKPRTLREHRLAHGLAPEDVARAVGLELLAYLRMEEQDQWRGTERQSAALSDLLDLSLPDFISVTGRDTRLAELLRSAMTTRWQGCVRPIGKMVPLDRRLLEDSLQELHEDYQAQMAATLNWGGGNSAVEADEAGRDFLDQIISRFWAMVEKSTY; from the coding sequence GTGCGCCGACCCCCAGCTCAGCCCAGCCCGTCCACGCCGCCCACGTCGCCGTTCGACGCGCCCGCCGCCCGCCGGCTCCGTACCGCGCTCAACATGGGGCCCGAACACGTCGCGTACGGCATGCGTGCCTCGTACGGGCTGCCCTATGTCACGCCCGACCTGGTCATCGCCTGGGAGCGTGGGCTCACCGCGCCCTCCGGTCCCGAACTCACCGCGCTCTCCGGTGTGTTGTGGTGCTCCCCGGCCGAACTCATCGGCAAGCCACGCACGCTGCGTGAGCACCGCCTCGCCCATGGCCTCGCGCCGGAGGACGTCGCCCGTGCCGTCGGGCTCGAACTCCTCGCGTATCTACGGATGGAGGAGCAGGACCAGTGGCGCGGCACCGAGCGCCAGTCCGCCGCGCTCTCCGATCTGCTCGATCTCTCGCTGCCCGACTTCATCAGCGTCACCGGACGCGACACCCGCCTCGCGGAGTTGCTGCGCAGCGCGATGACCACCCGCTGGCAGGGCTGTGTCCGCCCGATCGGCAAGATGGTGCCGCTGGACCGGCGGCTCCTGGAGGACTCCCTCCAGGAGTTGCACGAGGACTACCAGGCGCAGATGGCCGCGACGCTGAACTGGGGCGGCGGCAACTCCGCCGTCGAGGCCGACGAGGCCGGCCGTGACTTCCTCGACCAGATCATCAGCCGTTTCTGGGCCATGGTCGAGAAGAGCACCTATTGA
- a CDS encoding HAD family hydrolase: MIETIVFDVGETITRDDRYWESWADWLDVPRHTLSALVGAVVARGQDNAEALRLVRPGIDVAAEYHARETAGRGEYLDESDLYDDVRPALSALRELGVRVVVAGNQTSRAGGLLRALDLPADLVVTSGDWGVAKPQLEFFERVLEVAQAVPDRTVYVGDHPANDIFPAKSAGLRVAHIRRGPWGHLWADDGEVVAAADWRVDSLGQLVSIVVNRP, from the coding sequence GTGATTGAGACCATCGTGTTCGACGTCGGCGAGACGATCACCCGCGACGACCGGTACTGGGAGTCGTGGGCTGACTGGCTCGATGTCCCCCGCCATACCCTCTCCGCACTCGTCGGGGCCGTCGTGGCCAGGGGCCAGGACAACGCGGAGGCGCTCCGTCTCGTTCGGCCGGGTATCGACGTCGCCGCCGAGTACCACGCTCGCGAAACGGCTGGGCGAGGTGAGTACCTCGATGAGAGCGACCTCTACGACGACGTCCGCCCGGCCTTGTCCGCTCTTCGCGAACTCGGAGTGCGTGTCGTTGTCGCCGGGAACCAGACTTCCCGCGCCGGCGGGTTGCTGCGTGCCCTCGACCTGCCTGCGGACCTCGTCGTCACGTCGGGGGACTGGGGGGTGGCCAAGCCGCAACTGGAGTTCTTCGAGCGGGTACTTGAGGTGGCCCAGGCGGTACCGGACCGGACGGTCTACGTCGGTGACCATCCGGCCAATGACATTTTCCCCGCCAAGTCGGCCGGGCTGCGCGTCGCGCACATCCGCCGTGGTCCATGGGGGCATCTGTGGGCGGACGATGGCGAGGTCGTGGCGGCGGCGGACTGGCGCGTCGACAGTCTTGGCCAGCTCGTGTCCATCGTGGTGAACCGACCGTAA
- a CDS encoding helix-turn-helix transcriptional regulator codes for MTVFTNDGVGRRIAYYRSVVRPKMTQRQLADAACVALGTVRKIERGERGVTDATLEAIAHALGVDPTRLRADRGPALTAVHDALPALSAVIAAYDVPEDGPTRSLYSLRTAVDEAVNWRLGAQYTRIVRTLPDLIAELTRAYHQTSAPERSELAALLVSAYRSADAAAYKSGARDLSARLVDLMRWAAPEAGDPLLSASVAYVRTETFFAAHAHVPGLRALEHALDSAPAPNEPPETATRGALHMRAAVIAGRARDAAAAAGHLREARAFADQVTEGVYYGTAFGPDSVRIHEVSVAVSLGDGHADRALTVANEWKPPLDLPAERRSGFHIELARAQLWSGLADDAFESLKAARRIAPLHTREHPWVREDAATLRRLKRADSEARSNFAEWCAAT; via the coding sequence ATGACCGTGTTTACGAACGACGGGGTAGGCAGGCGGATCGCCTACTACCGCAGCGTCGTCCGCCCGAAGATGACGCAGCGGCAGCTCGCCGACGCGGCATGCGTCGCTCTCGGAACCGTCCGCAAGATCGAACGCGGTGAACGCGGCGTTACGGACGCCACGCTCGAAGCCATCGCGCATGCGTTAGGCGTCGACCCGACCCGGCTGCGGGCCGACCGAGGTCCTGCGCTTACGGCTGTTCATGATGCGCTGCCCGCGCTCTCCGCTGTGATCGCGGCCTACGACGTGCCCGAAGACGGCCCGACGCGCTCCCTGTACAGCCTGCGCACGGCTGTGGACGAGGCCGTCAACTGGCGACTGGGCGCCCAATACACGCGCATCGTCCGCACGCTTCCCGATCTGATCGCCGAACTCACGCGTGCCTACCACCAGACCTCTGCCCCCGAGCGGTCCGAGCTGGCCGCCCTCCTGGTCAGTGCCTACCGCTCCGCCGACGCCGCCGCCTACAAGTCCGGCGCCCGTGATCTGTCCGCGCGCCTGGTCGACCTGATGAGGTGGGCCGCTCCCGAGGCTGGAGATCCGCTGCTGTCGGCATCCGTCGCCTATGTCCGCACTGAGACGTTCTTCGCCGCCCACGCCCATGTCCCCGGGCTGCGCGCACTGGAACACGCCCTCGACTCCGCACCCGCCCCCAACGAGCCTCCCGAGACCGCGACTCGGGGCGCGCTCCACATGAGGGCCGCGGTCATCGCCGGCCGAGCGCGCGATGCCGCAGCGGCGGCCGGCCACCTGAGAGAAGCCCGCGCTTTCGCGGACCAGGTCACCGAGGGCGTGTACTACGGCACCGCGTTCGGCCCTGACTCGGTTCGCATCCACGAGGTGTCCGTCGCGGTCAGTCTCGGCGACGGGCATGCCGATCGCGCTCTCACCGTCGCGAACGAGTGGAAACCGCCCCTCGACCTGCCGGCCGAGCGACGTTCCGGGTTCCATATCGAACTCGCCCGCGCCCAACTGTGGTCCGGCCTCGCCGATGACGCCTTCGAGTCGTTGAAGGCCGCCCGACGGATCGCCCCACTGCACACCCGTGAGCACCCGTGGGTCCGTGAAGACGCCGCGACGCTACGCCGGTTGAAGCGGGCCGACTCGGAGGCCCGCAGCAATTTCGCCGAATGGTGCGCCGCCACCTGA
- a CDS encoding class I SAM-dependent methyltransferase — protein sequence MPVPHDIPAETELWDAYAESAFKDEAEATFCWTPQYAGHGPGPELLGEPRSVLEIGCGTGRALAYLARQGVSAQGVDLSPVMVEKVSERWGDTGAKFVCGEVLEYLASCDDTYDAVYSIFGAAWFTDPGRLFPLVRARLNPGGVFVFSQPPAIPGAYGPQGMYKGGFAGKAMFTYRYSYRPAVWERLLTRAGFSSAVATVFDAPEPGHIGTVIVRAGA from the coding sequence GTGCCCGTACCCCACGACATCCCGGCCGAGACCGAACTGTGGGACGCCTACGCCGAGTCCGCATTCAAGGACGAGGCCGAGGCCACGTTCTGTTGGACGCCGCAGTACGCGGGGCACGGCCCCGGTCCCGAACTGCTCGGCGAACCGCGCAGCGTGCTGGAGATCGGGTGTGGAACCGGTCGTGCCCTCGCATACCTCGCGCGGCAGGGCGTCAGCGCACAGGGCGTCGACCTCTCGCCGGTCATGGTCGAGAAGGTGAGCGAGCGGTGGGGCGACACCGGCGCCAAATTCGTCTGCGGGGAAGTCCTGGAGTACCTCGCCTCGTGCGACGACACCTACGACGCGGTCTACTCGATCTTCGGTGCGGCATGGTTCACCGACCCGGGGCGGTTGTTTCCGCTTGTGCGGGCGCGGCTCAACCCAGGCGGTGTCTTCGTGTTCTCGCAGCCGCCGGCCATCCCTGGGGCGTATGGCCCGCAGGGCATGTACAAGGGGGGCTTCGCGGGCAAGGCGATGTTCACGTACCGGTACAGCTACCGCCCGGCCGTCTGGGAGCGGTTGTTGACCCGGGCCGGGTTCTCCTCGGCCGTGGCGACGGTTTTCGATGCACCTGAGCCCGGCCACATCGGGACGGTGATCGTGCGGGCCGGAGCTTAG
- a CDS encoding VOC family protein, with product MTSRFTELAVDCHDPERLAAFWCEVLDFKVIDRSEGKVEIGSWVPTVEDVRARQMPPTLFFVRVPEGKAVKNRLHLDVSPIDGSTEDEVTRLLGLGAAMADVGQGSDRSWVVMADPEGNEFCVLRTLAP from the coding sequence GTGACAAGTAGGTTCACCGAGTTGGCTGTTGACTGCCATGATCCGGAGAGGCTCGCGGCCTTCTGGTGCGAGGTTCTGGACTTCAAGGTGATCGACCGGAGTGAGGGCAAGGTCGAGATCGGGTCCTGGGTGCCGACCGTCGAGGATGTCCGGGCCCGCCAGATGCCGCCCACCCTGTTCTTTGTCCGGGTGCCCGAGGGCAAGGCCGTGAAGAACCGGCTTCACCTCGACGTCAGCCCGATCGACGGCAGCACCGAGGACGAGGTGACCAGGTTGCTCGGTCTCGGCGCCGCGATGGCCGATGTGGGCCAGGGATCGGACCGGAGTTGGGTGGTCATGGCAGACCCCGAGGGCAACGAGTTCTGCGTCCTTCGCACCCTGGCGCCGTAG
- a CDS encoding terpene synthase family protein, protein MSTAAYTIPTLRSEIPWRINPHHTPELDADANRWAFELFSDDPRVPVPLRADNYTTWAALCYPDVRPDVLTAWCRFNALYTVIENKQEALFETSDAGTAEGVWRCVARYLLRLSHARDLAAIPVDEWGDGSVRHYLTTARSIALTMPVGMGRYFLRRVAQMAMAQYQEADAIASPHMQLGEYLEYRHVNFGVPLFIAAIPSMLARDLSAAEWESPERAALDRLISHHCCLTNDLYSFRKEHEDRDGKRAPVQAVTVLSTLHGLSIQGAVDRLAEVIEGAERDYLRLRDAVVVSPEMREYCARLEHILAGNLRYHQVSPRFHGAGFEGVFTGGEISVAGVPRS, encoded by the coding sequence GTGAGTACGGCGGCATACACCATCCCGACGCTGCGGAGTGAGATTCCGTGGCGGATCAATCCCCACCACACACCCGAGCTGGACGCCGACGCGAACCGTTGGGCGTTCGAGTTGTTCAGCGACGACCCGCGTGTTCCGGTACCGCTGCGTGCCGACAACTACACGACGTGGGCGGCACTTTGCTACCCGGACGTGCGGCCGGACGTACTGACTGCCTGGTGTCGCTTCAACGCGTTGTACACGGTCATCGAGAACAAGCAGGAAGCCCTGTTCGAGACGAGCGACGCGGGCACCGCGGAGGGGGTCTGGAGGTGTGTGGCGCGGTACCTGTTGCGTCTGTCGCACGCGCGGGACCTGGCCGCGATTCCTGTCGACGAATGGGGTGACGGGTCGGTTCGCCACTACCTCACTACGGCCCGCTCGATCGCGCTCACCATGCCGGTCGGCATGGGCCGGTACTTCCTGCGAAGGGTGGCCCAGATGGCGATGGCGCAGTACCAGGAAGCGGATGCGATCGCGTCGCCCCACATGCAGTTGGGGGAGTATCTGGAGTACCGGCACGTGAACTTCGGTGTCCCGCTGTTCATCGCGGCCATTCCGTCGATGCTGGCCCGGGACCTGTCGGCGGCCGAGTGGGAGTCGCCCGAGCGTGCGGCGCTGGACCGGCTGATCTCCCATCACTGCTGTCTCACCAACGACCTGTACTCGTTCCGGAAGGAACACGAGGACCGGGACGGCAAACGGGCCCCGGTGCAGGCGGTGACAGTGCTCAGCACGCTGCACGGCCTGTCGATCCAGGGCGCCGTGGACAGACTTGCCGAGGTGATCGAGGGCGCGGAACGCGACTACCTCAGGCTTCGGGACGCCGTCGTGGTGTCCCCGGAAATGCGCGAGTACTGCGCACGGCTCGAGCACATCCTCGCGGGCAACCTGCGCTATCACCAGGTGTCACCGCGCTTCCACGGAGCGGGTTTCGAGGGCGTTTTCACGGGCGGGGAGATCTCGGTCGCGGGAGTGCCGAGAAGCTGA